A genome region from Mugil cephalus isolate CIBA_MC_2020 chromosome 13, CIBA_Mcephalus_1.1, whole genome shotgun sequence includes the following:
- the phf3 gene encoding PHD finger protein 3 has protein sequence MDIVDTFNHLIPSDQLDDSPVIGQNLECEASNEFGTGVRPEDSLKNMLSDKDPMFGCATAQSGFNLLDNEDTTFPVADPAVSGSGSASTSLGNEVKVAQTTQVKRPVGRPKKQPRHSESALSGDSQPSVSTNTMTRGRPGRKPGTRLRKSFLIEKGVKGAQLKKELTLGGRINVEDLDGGVWLNPTVILRRLTVTIGGFKIELLPGPSYTENVETSQPDAAEGGVPHGGDVGIAILPDDTVKVENPEPENVAEMDVNEKSSTDDAALGLGPYVNPNDVQTSNGRLIASPSTQETKLDNRHVTGKEQPVNKEKVNNKEPESNENNTATVRNKTDVKEAQQSVAKALPKQGLTSNKNKDLVSCKSSNIIKEQKTSQNIPSKIIQKGDLQKKKSLKEKPDISPLKRPAETQSEHAPKVQKIQGTGDVKAKPKLPSTPEVKKNPPSASRAGDQQAQDKHISPQNSSKAETAPPAHSNPGNCLKTLEEMGQEKLKAKKVEKILQKQKSKNARSLSVDEPQLFIPDNAPVVKKETAEEPAANSEPTWDGNNCCGLCKNHHNNMFMVGCGRCDDWFHGDCVGLDLTKVREMEEEDQMYVCLKCCEEESKKVEPEPPSVAKPEVPVKSEVQDQKQPPKPRPGPSQTLTSGGVRPVRKESDRRQSTDVREAAHRTGSHLKHESKSRTSSSSSKKPVSVEAIRRSVRDSLKEILIQRLKESDLNISVERASDVAKKTERELFHLYKDTDNKYKNKYRSLMFNLKDTKNNILFKRVLKGEISPANLIRLSPEELASKELAAWRQRENRHTIEMIEKEQREAERRPITKITHKGEIEIESQEPVKAPEPIELEPPPKATEVSSEPPVSPEKKAETAKTEKDTTSLHKSHLFDLHCKICTGRMAPPVEEAPTKVVKVATTVVRRQSSKTEETKSPAKPAADDDLHLTVLEESFRSAQSGYEGRSNHIAGREEEAAFLSNLQSLWRGFIQMHSVAKLVTKAFPVSGILDNLTEDLPDSIQVGGRISPQTVWDYLEKIRATGTKEVCLIRFSPEAEEDEISYTLLYAYFSSRRRFGVVSNNLKQVKDMYLIPLGATEKVPHQLVPFDGPGLENNRGNLLLGLIIRQRPKRDFLPVDVNESARIIPEIKPVANSTKETRAAEEDEKFFLSSLTAPHKKEKEKTLTTTEDVEATTEAFEEPPAPEETNSQESQKPLRFLPGVLVGWGGELPPLPDFGRKPAATPQDAQKTPPALKTEAPTGNVKSPTAAAPRDRFVIKKKEAKPVKAEPEPSSPADAPAANNALRKDAAAVIHSAAVSLKDKPPDVSTEAFLASLSAAPSGTETSSAASANKDDAGLLSEPEKGATEGNSSSQSKPQTASDHTNGSKPPLSGILKKSSAYSTVNEDKTTVLQKDKASLPDPSSSKPVPLLSSIRNNPVVPFHQGYLQLSQAKRKPEEQSQTVTQSLPSKTEDADTVQAAAVVTQTPPTVQEPQAESNTEAPEPRQDSATAPVLPAYNTAAPFPLQQQQPQVPGSCDYPITSAPNPHTQDQNHSSQWAQDSAAQALPGVQSQYAESYSEPPGRPPSLAKDYKRIEERYSDPWERPRNTEDRDHQGRHSYHRDSHHGKKSRHHDREREKKHERSQDDKYREKSRHHGHSDDRYGEKRKERHHSDDYSSRHKDRHRHRRDSDYENGRRGSKDSYS, from the exons ATGGATATTGTGGACACCTTTAACCATTTAATACCCAGTGACCAGTTGGATGACTCTCCGGTGATAGGTCAGAATTTGGAGTGTGAAGCCAGTAATGAGTTTGGGACGGGAGTCAGGCCTGAAGATTCACTGAAGAACATGCTCAGTGACAAAGATCCCATGTTTGGATGTGCAACCGCTCAGTCTGGGTTCAATCTGCTGGACAATGAAGACACGACTTTTCCAGTTGCTGACCCGGCAG TTAGTGGTAGTGGTTCAGCATCTACAAGCCTCGGTAATGAAGTGAAAGttgcacaaacaacacaagtcAAGAGGCCTGTTGGCAGGCCAAAAAAACAGCCACGCCATTCAGAGTCTG CACTTAGTGGTGACTCACAGCCTAGCGTGTCAACCAACACCATGACCCGAGGACGACCCGGAAGGAAACCAGGCACCAGGCTACGCAAGTCATTTCTTATTGAGAAAGGAGTCAAAGGCGCACAACTCAAGAAAGAATTAACTCTGGGCGGGCGTATTAACGTTGAAGATCTTGATGGCGGAGTATGGCTTAATCCTACAGTTATTTTAAGACGTTTGACAGTCACAATCGGAGGATTCAAGATTGAGTTGCTTCCAGGACCTTCTTACACAGAAAATGTTGAAACAAGCCAGCCTGACGCCGCTGAAGGTGGTGTGCCTCATGGTGGGGATGTTGGTATTGCCATTTTGCCAGATGACACTGTCAAAGTAGAGAATCCCGAGCCAGAGAACGTCGCAGAGATGGATGTAAATGAGAAGAGCTCTACAGATGATGCGGCCCTTGGGCTGGGTCCATATGTGAATCCTAATGATGTTCAGACCTCCAATGGGAGATTAATAGCGAGCCCTTCCACACAAGAGACAAAACTTGACAATCGGCACGTTACTGGAAAGGAACAGCCAGTCAATAAAGAAAAGGTCAACAACAAAGAGCCAGAGAGCAATGAGAATAACACAGCTACTGTTAGAAATAAGACGGATGTCAAGGAAGCGCAGCAGAGTGTGGCCAAAGCACTGCCGAAACAAGGACTGACATCAAATAAGAATAAGGACTTGGTTTCTTGTAAATCAAGCAACATCATTAAGGAGCAGAAGACGTCCCAAAACATACCATCCAAAATCATCCAAAAAGGAGACctacagaaaaagaaatctctgaAGGAAAAGCCAgacatttcccctttaaaaaggCCTGCAGAGACCCAAAGTGAGCATGCTCCTAAAGTGCAAAAGATACAGGGTACGGGTGACGTTAAAGCGAAGCCAAAATTGCCAAGTACACCCGAAGTGAAGAAGAACCCGCCATCTGCCAGCCGTGCTGGTGATCAGCAGGCACAAGACAAACATATCAGTCCTCAAAACAGCTCCAAAGCTGAGACTGCTCCCCCGGCGCACTCTAATCCAGGCAATTGTTTAAAAACACTAGAAGAAATGGGGCAGGAAAAATTGAAAGCGAAAAAGGTGGAAAAGATtcttcaaaaacagaaaagtaaaaacgCAAGGAGCCTCTCCGTGGATGAGCCGCAGCTGTTTATTCCAGATAATGCTCCTGTTGTGAAGAAGGAAACTGCTGAGGAGCCAGCTGCTAACAGCGAGCCTACATGGGACGGAAACAACTGTTGCGGCCTGTGTAAAAATCATCACAACAACAT GTTCATGGTGGGCTGTGGTCGCTGTGACGACTGGTTCCATGGCGACTGCGTTGGTCTTGACCTGACAAAAGTACGtgaaatggaggaggaggaccagatGTACGTGTGCTTGAAGTGCTGTGAGGAGGAAAGCAAGAAGGTGGAGCCAGAGCCACCAAGTGTCGCCAAGCCAGAAGTTCCAGTAAAATCTGAAGTGCAGGATCAGAAGCAGCCTCCTAAGCCCCGTCCAGGACCCTCGCAGACACTCACATCAGGGGGCGTCAGACCAGTAAGAAAG GAGTCGGATCGAAGGCAGTCCACTGACGTCAGAGAAGCAGCTCATAGAACAG GTTCACACCTGAAACATGAGTCGAAAAGCAgaacttcatcttcatcttcaaagAAACCCGTGTCTGTGGAGGCAATCAGGCGAAGTGTGCGTGATTCTCTGAAAGAAATCCTCATACAGAG GTTGAAGGAGTCTGATCTGAACATCTCAGTGGAGAGAGCCTCTGACGTGGCCAAGAAGACTGAGAGAGAGCTTTTTCATTTGTATAAAGACACTGACAACAAATACAAGAACAAGTACAGGAGCTTAATGTTTAACCTAAAAGACACTAAAAATAAT atacTCTTTAAAAGGGTTCTGAAAGGGGAAATTTCTCCCGCTAATCTAATTCGACTGAGTCCTGAGGAACTGGCCTCCAAAGAATTGGCAGCTTGGCGACAAAGAGAGAACCGACAT ACAATTGAGATGATtgaaaaagagcaaagagaggCGGAGAGACGACCCATCACCAAGATCACACACAAAGgggaaattgaaattgaaagcCAAGAACCAGTAAAAGCACCAGAGCCTATAGAG CTTGAGCCTCCTCCTAAAGCTACAGAGGTCTCATCAGAGCCTCCAGTATCCCCAGAGAAGAAAGCAGAGACTGcgaaaacagagaaagacacaacaAGCCTACACAAATCTCACTTATTTGACCTACACTGTAAAATCTGTACAG GTCGTATGGCTCCCCCTGTGGAGGAGGCACCAACCAAAGTGGTCAAAGTTGCCACGACAGTGGTGCGGAGGCAGTCTTCCAAAACGGAGGAGACGAAGAGCCCGGCGAAGCCTGCAGCCGACGATGACCTGCACCTTACTGTTTTAGAGGAGAGCTTCCGAAGCGCTCAGTCGGGTTATGAAGGACG GTCTAATCACATCgctggaagagaggaagaagctgcTTTCCTTTCCAACCTGCAGTCCCTGTGGCGAGGATTCATTCAAATGCACTCTGTGGCCAAACTTGTGACTAAAGCATTTCCTGTCTCTGGCATTTTGGACAACTTGACTGAG GACCTTCCAGATAGCATTCAAGTTGGAGGGAGGATAAGTCCTCAGACAGTGTGGGACTACCTGGAGAAGATTCGAGCAACTGGAACAAAA gAGGTCTGCCTGATTCGCTTCTCCCCTGAGGCGGAGGAAGATGAGATCTCCTATACTCTTCTGTATGCCTACTTCAGCAGTCGTAGGCGTTTCGGGGTGGTGTCCAATAACCTGAAACAAGTTAAGGACATGTATCTCATTCCATTGGGTGCCACGGAAAAAGTTCCACATCAGCTTGTTCCTTTTGATGGGCCAG GTTTAGAAAACAACCGTGGTAACCTTCTGCTCGGACTCATTATTCGCCAGAGACCGAAAAGGGACTTTCTTCCCGTGGATGTGAACGAATCTGCCAGGATTATTCCTGAAATCAAGCCAGTCGCCAATTCCACAAAAGAAACCAGAGCCGCCGAGGAGGATGAGaagtttttcctctcttccttgaCGGCTCCAcataaaaaagagaaggaaaaaacactTACAACTACTGAAGATGTCGAGGCGACAACTGAGGCCTTTGAAGAACCCCCTGCACCCGAAGAGACCAACAGTCAGGAATCCCAAAAACCACTTCGCTTTCTTCCAGGTGTGCTAGTGGGCTGGGGTGGTGAATTACCACCCCTGCCAGATTTTGGAAGAAAACCTGCAGCAACGCCACAAGACGCCCAGAAGACACCGCCCGCTCTGAAAACAGAAGCACCGACCGGGAACGTAAAAAGTCCGACAGCTGCAGCACCACGAGATCGCTTTGTCATCAAGAAGAAAGAAGCTAAACCCGTTAAAGCCGAACCAGAGCCATCGAGCCCGGCTGACGCACCTGCTGCTAACAACGCGCTGAGGAAAGATGCTGCAGCGGTGATCCACAGTGCAGCGGTCTCGCTGAAAGATAAGCCTCCAGATGTATCGACTGAGGCATTCCTGGCGAGCCTGTCGGCGGCTCCGAGTGGGACTGAAACTAGCAGCGCTGCCTCTGCAAACAAAGACGACGCCGGCCTTTTGTCTGAACCCGAAAAAGGAGCAACTGAAGGGAATTCTTCGTCGCAGTCAAAACCCCAGACTGCCTCAGATCACACAAATGGCTCAAAACCTCCTTTAAGTGGAATATTGAAAAAATCCTCAGCGTATTCCACTGTGAATGAAGATAAGACAACGGTGCTACAAAAGGATAAAGCCAGTCTCCCAGATCCTTCTAGCTCTAAACCCGTTCCCTTGTTGAGCAGCATCAGAAACAATCCAGTCGTACCGTTTCACCAAGGATATTTACAACTTTCTCAGGCCAAGCGCAAGCCTGAAGAGCAAAGCCAAACTGTGACCCAATCATTACCCAGTAAAACGGAAGACGCCGACACCGTCCAGGCGGCTGCTGTAGTAACTCAGACACCTCCTACAGTCCAGGAACCTCAAGCAGAGTCCAACACAGAAGCTCCAGAGCCCCGTCAGGACTCAGCGACGGCACCAGTTCTCCCGGCATACAACACCGCAGCACCTTTCCCCttgcagcagcaacagcctCAGGTACCTGGCAGCTGTGATTACCCGATCACCTCTGCTCCGAACCCACACACCCAGGACCAGAACCATAGTTCGCAGTGGGCACAGGACAGCGCCGCACAGGCTCTCCCTGGAGT
- the si:dkey-103j14.5 gene encoding isoaspartyl peptidase/L-asparaginase: MSAVLVVHGGAWAIPDELATASIDGVKAAARKGFLTLTRGGSALDAVEAAVRALEDNSVFNAGHGAALNADGEVELDSIIMDGKTLACGAVSSVKNIANPVSLARAVMEKTSHVLLTGKGANLFAESIGAATVPTETLVTEYERREWKKHKNYSTGVKEDFNSQWAHDTVGAVAVDSAGNVACATSTGGIRNKMVGRVGDSPIIGCGGFADNTSGAVSCTGHGESILKVTLARLILSHIEQGKSVANASQVSLQHMGDRVQGAGGAIVVSPSGEWAATFTTERMAWAAVEGDVLWYGLDPNERAKEELSQ, from the exons ATGTCAGCAGTGTTGGTTGTACATGGTGGTGCTTGGGCCATACCAGACGAGCTGGCCACGGCCTCTATTGACGGAGTAAAAGCTGCGGCACGCAAAGGGTTTTTAACGCTGACAAGAGGAGGAAGTGCATTGGATGCTGTGGAGGCGGCTGTGAGGGCTTTAGAGGATAACAGCGTGTTTAACGCAG GGCACGGAGCAGCACTAAATGCTGATGGAGAAGTGGAGCTGGACTCGATTATCATGGACGGAAAGACACTTGCCTGTGGAGCAGTGTCTTCAGTGAAGAACATTGCCAACCCTGTATCACTGGCACGGGCAGTGATGGAAAag ACGTCCCACGTCTTGTTGACGGGCAAAGGTGCAAACCTGTTTGCAGAGAGCATCGGTGCTGCCACAGTCCCCACTGAGACCCTGGTGACTGAATACGAGAGGAGAGAATGGAAGAAGCACAAGAATTATTCAACTGGAGTAAAAGAAGATTTCAACTCTCAGTG GGCCCATGATACTGTTGGGGCAGTAGCTGTGGACTCTGCTGGTAATGTGGCGTGTGCAACGTCAACGGGAGGGATCAGGAATAAAATGGTGGGCAGAGTAGGAGACTCCCCAATCATCG GCTGTGGAGGATTCGCAGATAACACAAGTGGTGCAGTGTCTTGTACCGGTCACGGAGAATCTATTCTGAAAGTCACACTGGCCAGACTCATTCTCTCGCATATTGAACAAG GCAAATCGGTAGCAAATGCTTCACAGGTGTCTCTGCAGCACATGGGGGATCGTGTtcaaggagcaggaggagcgaTTGTGGTTTCTCCGTCCGGGGAGTGGGCCGCCACATTCACCACCGAGCGAATGGCTTGGGCGGCTGTGGAAGGCGATGTGCTGTGGTACGGACTGGACCCAAATGAAAGAGCGAAAGAGGAGTTGTCCCAATAA